From the genome of Bubalus bubalis isolate 160015118507 breed Murrah chromosome 2, NDDB_SH_1, whole genome shotgun sequence, one region includes:
- the C2H2orf88 gene encoding small membrane A-kinase anchor protein encodes MGCMKSKQTFPFPTTLESEKRHVSEENFMPEEKFLPRIPSLVNVKEEVKEPPGPQIVVFEFAQHLSQEILSDALQQWAGNNLKYYDIPYIESEGP; translated from the coding sequence ATGGGCTGCATGAAATCAAAACAAACTTTCCCATTTCCCACCACACTTGAGAGTGAGAAGAGGCATGTGAGTGAAGAAAACTTTATGCCTGAAGAGAAATTTCTACCCAGGATACCTTCTCTAGTTAATGTCAAAGAGGAAGTGAAGGAACCCCCAGGGCCTCAAATTGTGGTCTTCGAATTTGCACAGCACCTGTCCCAGGAAATCTTGAGTGATGCCTTGCAGCAGTGGGCAGGCAACAACCTCAAGTACTATGACATCCCATATATTGAGAGTGAAGGGCCTTGA